Genomic window (Chloroflexota bacterium):
CAAGCGTCCAAGTTTTCAAGTCAAAGCCGAGGCGCAGTCGCGGTTGCCATCTATCGAGGATACGTAGTTAGGTCGCCGGGCCGGACGATTCGATCCACGAGCCAGAATTCAAATTGGCCACCACTACGCGTTGTGGCAATTCTTCTTGTATCCCGTGGCTGACCGCACGTAAATCAGGTCTAGGAAGCGCTCACATTAGACGGCGCTTGCCAGCCCGTTTCAGTAAGCAAGTCCATGAGCGCCCCGTGCGCTTTGGCAAAGAGATCGTGCCCGGTATAGCCAAATGAGCGCCCGGCAACCTGCAGGTGCGGCTCGAGCGAGTAAAAGCCGTCGTACCCATCCGCTTTGAGTGCGCCCAAGAGTTCCCGCCACTCTGCGCTTCCCTCGCCGGCAACTACGACCTTTCCATCAGGCGACTCTTTGTCTTTTACGTGCACGTAGTGCAGCCAGGGTTTCAGCTCCGGGTAGGCCTCAGTAAACGGCTTCACACCGCATGCGACAAAGTTTGCGGGGTCGAGCGTGAATCGGAAATTCTCAGCCCCTACCGATTCAAAGATGTCCTTGCAGCGCGAGGGCGTATCGCCATAGATATCGCTTTCGTTCTCGTGCAAGAGAAGAATGTCGGACCGATGTTGGCGGGCTGCCTCGCAGAGGGCGTTCAGGCGGCGCATCACCTCATCGCGGTGCTGTGCCGGGTCCTCGCCCTCCGGCATGAAGAACGAAAACATCCGGATGTAGGAGGTTTCAAGGATATCAGCGGCACGAAGCGCGCCCTTGAAGCGTTCCATGTGCGCATCGAAATCATCAGTTATCAAGATCTTGCCAATAGGTGAGCCAATGGCCGAAACACGCATGCCGCGGTTGTCGAGTTCACGCTTAGCCGCGTGCAAATCATCTTCGGTGAGGTCAACGATAACGGCTTTCGGCTTGCCGTTGACGGCAAGATTGCGCACTTCGATGTGTTTGATGCCGAGTTCCTGCATGGCGTCGAGTTGCCCGGCAAAGTCGTCGACGATTTCATCACTAAAGCCGCTAATCTTCTCGTACATGATTCAGTCTCCTCGCAAGCTTTCGGATAGGTCCGTTACGGCCATTCGCAATGCCCAATACTGTTTTTCTATTGACTTGGTACTAAAGCAAGCCGCGACGCTTCAAGTTTCTAGTTCTAGCATAGCGGCTCATCCTGCGCCGTACAATTTCAGATGGTATGCGTGGGAGGATTGCGGAGTCTAGATGACGAAGCAGAACCTGCGCGGGTATGATGAGTGCTGACAAACTGGTATAGACCGGAGTATGAATTCCGGAGCGGTCACTCTGCTTCCAAATCAGAATAAAGTTGGCGCACGCAGAGGCTCCGCTCGCTTGAACATACCCATTGGAGGAAGTGCGGCAAGGATAGGTCTCTACTGCTGCGTGGAAGTTGGTATAATGTAGCCAGCAATACACGTAGCAAAGGAACCTCGAAGGCAGGCGTGGCGTCGGTGCGGTCGGTAGAGGTCAAGGTCGGCAGGACGCGCGCGCAACTGCAGATCAATGCTTTAGACAGATTCCTCAGAGGGACAGGTAGGAACATCAAGGAGAACGCCACACGGTGCAACAGTACCTACAAGTAATCCAGATAATTCTGTCGGTCGCGCTCGTTGCCGCGGTGCTCTTGCAAGCGCGAGGTGCTGCACTGGGCTCGGCATTTGGCGGATCGGACACCATTCATAACACCCGGCGCGGCGTCGATCGTTTACTCTTCAATGTCACGATCGGGATCGCGACGCTCTTCATCATCGTATCCGTTGTCCTTGTGCGCATCTAGTGCGCCGCAGGGGTAGAGTATGACTGATCGGTTGGCGTCGAACTCATCGCAATCGTCGACTTCGTCGCAGTCGCCGTCTACGACGCAATCCCCCACTTCCTCTCGCGTATCCGGGATAGTGATTGTTGGCGGCATTGGCGCGCTGCTGGCGGCGGCGCTGCTGGCATACTTCGCGTATGCTGCTACCGTCGTGGACGTTCCGGATTATGGTGGCACGTACATCGAGGGAACGCTCGGCCCCCCTGCATCGCTGGTGCCGATGCTCGCCAATGACCAGACGGCGCGCACTCTCTCGGGACTGATCTTCAACGGCCTTACGCGATTTGCTGCTGACGGTACGATAGTGCCTGACTTAGCGACGCGATGGGAGATTGACCCTCAGAGTCGTTCCTACGTTTTTCATCTCCGGGAGGGTGTCAGGTGGCATGATGGCACGCCGTTCACGGTGGACGATGTGCTTTTTACTTACGCCATGTTGACGAGCCCCACACGCAATGACCCGGTTTGGAGCAACGTACGGGCAGAACGTGAGGGTAACCGCAGCGTACGCATCTTCTTGCTGAATAATGTGTACGTTCCACTGCTCGAATATGCGATGATTGGGATTCTCCCGCAACATCTCTTGGAGGGCGTAAGCGCCGATCAAATCTTGCTCACTCCGTTCAACCTGGCGCCAGTGGGTACAGGGCCGTACCGTGTTGAAGAGGTGACTGAAGAGTTCGCGCTGCTCAGGGCAAATGAGGACTATTTCGGCGGGTTACCCCGCATCCGCTTCCTAAAATTCAAATTCTACCCAAACGCGGGCGCTACCATAACAGCCCTTGAGCGCGGCGAAGTGGAAGGCGTGAGCTACTTGCCGCCTGCGGAAATAGACAGGGTGAGAGAGATTGCGGATGTAGAGACGTACAGCGCGTCGTTGGCAGGCTATACAGTTCTCTACTTCAACTTGCGTCGTCCGCCGTTTTTCGATCGCAGAGTACGACAAGCCATCGCCCATGCCATCAACCGAGAATATCTAGCCGAAGAGGTGCAAGGTGGCATCGCGGACCCGCTTGAAGGACCGATTTTGCCGGTTTCCCAAGTACACTCCGCCGATGTTGTACGCTATCCGTACGACCCAGCTCGCAGCAAGTATCTACTGGAGGAGACGGGCTGGATCGTGGGCTCTGACGGTGTTCGAATAAAAGGCGAGGGGCGCCTCGCTCTTACCCTGCTTGCCACGGACTTGCCAGGCCACGTTGAACTCGCGGAAGCCATTTCTGAACAGTTGGGAGAAGTCGGGTTTGAGGTGGACATACAAGTTGCCGGGCCCTCAGGACTGCTCAATGACTTCTTGCTCACCCATGAATTCGACATTGCGTTGTACACGTGGTTGCTGAACGGCTTAGAACCCGATCCTTACCTGAACTGGCATTCCAGCCAGATTGAAGGTTGGAATTTCTCCGGCTTCATTGACCCCCGAGTCGATGAGGCGCTGCAGAATGCCCGCAACACCTTGGACCAGAATGAACGAAAACGGATGTACGTAGACTTTCAACGGGCATTTGCGGAGGAAGTTCCCAGTCTGATGCTACTGAGCCCGCGCTACAGTTTCGCGGTCAGGACGACGGTGCGCGGCGTAACGGTTCCGACAGTCCTGCCAACTGTTGACTCCCGCCTCTCCGAGATTGGCAGTTGGTACATTAAGACCAAGAAGAATGTCTTGAACGTGCGCGGGCCCTTGGAAGGTTG
Coding sequences:
- a CDS encoding peptide ABC transporter substrate-binding protein, which produces MIVGGIGALLAAALLAYFAYAATVVDVPDYGGTYIEGTLGPPASLVPMLANDQTARTLSGLIFNGLTRFAADGTIVPDLATRWEIDPQSRSYVFHLREGVRWHDGTPFTVDDVLFTYAMLTSPTRNDPVWSNVRAEREGNRSVRIFLLNNVYVPLLEYAMIGILPQHLLEGVSADQILLTPFNLAPVGTGPYRVEEVTEEFALLRANEDYFGGLPRIRFLKFKFYPNAGATITALERGEVEGVSYLPPAEIDRVREIADVETYSASLAGYTVLYFNLRRPPFFDRRVRQAIAHAINREYLAEEVQGGIADPLEGPILPVSQVHSADVVRYPYDPARSKYLLEETGWIVGSDGVRIKGEGRLALTLLATDLPGHVELAEAISEQLGEVGFEVDIQVAGPSGLLNDFLLTHEFDIALYTWLLNGLEPDPYLNWHSSQIEGWNFSGFIDPRVDEALQNARNTLDQNERKRMYVDFQRAFAEEVPSLMLLSPRYSFAVRTTVRGVTVPTVLPTVDSRLSEIGSWYIKTKKNVLNVRGPLEGWRIPFFS
- the secG gene encoding preprotein translocase subunit SecG encodes the protein MQQYLQVIQIILSVALVAAVLLQARGAALGSAFGGSDTIHNTRRGVDRLLFNVTIGIATLFIIVSVVLVRI
- a CDS encoding sugar phosphate isomerase/epimerase; protein product: MYEKISGFSDEIVDDFAGQLDAMQELGIKHIEVRNLAVNGKPKAVIVDLTEDDLHAAKRELDNRGMRVSAIGSPIGKILITDDFDAHMERFKGALRAADILETSYIRMFSFFMPEGEDPAQHRDEVMRRLNALCEAARQHRSDILLLHENESDIYGDTPSRCKDIFESVGAENFRFTLDPANFVACGVKPFTEAYPELKPWLHYVHVKDKESPDGKVVVAGEGSAEWRELLGALKADGYDGFYSLEPHLQVAGRSFGYTGHDLFAKAHGALMDLLTETGWQAPSNVSAS